In Apium graveolens cultivar Ventura chromosome 10, ASM990537v1, whole genome shotgun sequence, the following are encoded in one genomic region:
- the LOC141691744 gene encoding uncharacterized protein LOC141691744, with amino-acid sequence MTNSVTSSGAATPLISPPSSSLHPSQTVSNIQNLIPLTLDPQQVQYHSWAELFQVAARTHCVMDHIDDTTPDLMLSKAKWDQIDVVVLSWIYGIITHDLLLTILKPGSTAREAWLRLKNLLHDNKSARAADLENQFNHDQLENFSSVASYYQHLKMLSDQLSDVDQSVSEQRLVIQLINVLSRDYDTVGIIISYTSPLPSFDIARSMLLREETRRGQHFDNQPLVTQLALVTPITPHVPNPPIISSNNRRGVN; translated from the coding sequence ATGACAAACTCTGTAACATCTTCTGGTGCAGCAACACCACTTATTTCCCCACCATCTTCTTCCCTACACCCTTCCCAAACAGTCAGCAACATTCAAAACTTAATTCCCCTCACTCTCGACCCTCAGCAGGTTCAGTACCACTCCTGGGCAGAACTCTTTCAGGTAGCTGCTCGTACTCACTGTGTCATGGATCATATTGACGATACTACTCCTGATCTGATGCTCAGTAAAGCCAAGTGGGATCAAATTGACGTTGTTGTTCTATCATGGATTTATGGGATTATCACACATGATCTTCTTCTCACGATCCTCAAACCAGGTTCTACGGCTCGTGAAGCATGGCTCCGCCTCAAGAATCTTTTACATGACAATAAAAGTGCTCGTGCTGCAGATTTGGAGAACCAATTTAATCATGATCAGTTGGAGAATTTCTCGTCTGTTGCATCTTATTATCAACATCTTAAAATGCTATCTGATCAACTCTCGGATGTGGATCAATCAGTAAGTGAACAACGACTAGTAATTCAACTAATTAACGTTTTATCCCGTGATTATGATACAGTTGGTATAATCATTAGCTACACCAGTCCTCTCCCTTCATTTGATATAGCACGTAGTATGCTCCTCCGAGAAGAGACACGTCGTGGTCAACACTTCGACAATCAGCCCTTAGTTACTCAACTGGCTTTAGTCACTCCAATAACGCCACATGTCCCTAACCCTCCCATCATCTCCTCTAATAATCGGCGAGGAGTtaattga